Genomic segment of Myxococcus stipitatus:
GCTTCCCACCTTGCCTGGACGCGAGGTGATGAGCTCCACGAAGTCGAAGTAGTTCTTGACGGGGAGCTTGAAGCCCTGCTGGTGAGCGATGGACCAGAGGATGTGGGGGGCCACCGAGCCACCCACGTGGATATGCAGGTCAATCAATTCGCGTGCCATGGCGGCATGTATGCACAGTGCCGGGCGCGCGTAAAGGTCGTGGCCGCTACCGTCTCAGCAGCACGTACACCGCTCCGCTTCCGCCGTCCTCGGGACGTGCGCTGCAGAACGCCAGCACCATCGCGCTGATACGTTTCTGCGACAGCCACTCCCTCACCCACGTCTTCAGGACGGGGGCCTGGTCCTTGGAGTTCAACCCTCGGCCATGGACGATGAGGACACACCGCCTGCGGGCGCGGCGGCTGTCGGAGAGGAAACGCTCCGCGGCGGACCGGGCCTCGGCCTGCGTCAGGCCGTGCAGGTCCAGCTGCCCCGTGCGCGGGAAGTCGCCTCGGCGCAGGGAGCGCAGCAGGTTGCGGTCGACGCCGGGGCTGATGCCCTCGATGAGCTCCCCCGCGTCGGAGATGTCGAAGTCGCCCTGGCTCGCGACCAGCTCGGAGAGCTGCGCGAGCGCCTCCGCGTTGTCGTCGATGAGCTCCGGCAGGCG
This window contains:
- a CDS encoding Smr/MutS family protein, translating into MSQQRKPPPKKKEEAFHNNPFKSAIKSIQDKDKQEAQARATAEAQKRKAPPAPTRAAKAPRESADDEASLFFSAMDGVAQITNRGEAPKTNPRLPELIDDNAEALAQLSELVASQGDFDISDAGELIEGISPGVDRNLLRSLRRGDFPRTGQLDLHGLTQAEARSAAERFLSDSRRARRRCVLIVHGRGLNSKDQAPVLKTWVREWLSQKRISAMVLAFCSARPEDGGSGAVYVLLRR